A DNA window from Providencia huaxiensis contains the following coding sequences:
- a CDS encoding conjugal transfer protein TraH → MKKVLRVSLIAFAIGFSSMSQASLQLEMNQLFGSMTNTTAPGVFESQRRGVISGGSVVVRNRIMNENLVSMVPPSFQAGCGGIDMFAGSLSFVNADQFVQLLRSVAANAKGYAFQLALSAMCEKCSQHMETLQKKIQQLNEYFGNSCQMAQGVVNDTLAAFGKKGQTEASMLSSLKGAGDIFTSWSESNGKNPYENASSVAASDVNKTIKGNLVWRALKRHSASSWFASGDDRFLEAVMSVTGSIIVGDLANAADGQGKAPKLTRLNGNKVTIEHLIHGGNVAMYRCDTVTQDGCLNPTITNVTLTGLSTQVENLLLGTGSSNGIIFKFARNTGAASTTEKAFMTSAPASIGGMIRTLSALNEGAARSFASRAAPFIAVEMARALVEDMLNAARSTSGVEDHAYAKLLTEDLERARRQINEEYAALQRRYGSEQELLAHFNQVIQTIRKQRYYTVKSTALGE, encoded by the coding sequence ATGAAAAAAGTATTACGAGTATCGCTAATCGCCTTTGCGATTGGTTTTTCGTCTATGAGCCAAGCAAGCTTGCAACTGGAGATGAACCAGTTGTTTGGTTCAATGACCAACACCACTGCGCCTGGCGTATTTGAAAGTCAGCGGCGTGGGGTTATATCTGGCGGAAGTGTTGTTGTCCGTAACAGAATCATGAACGAGAACCTCGTCTCTATGGTGCCTCCGTCATTCCAAGCCGGTTGTGGCGGCATTGATATGTTCGCGGGAAGTTTGTCATTTGTTAACGCGGATCAGTTTGTTCAATTACTTCGCTCTGTTGCTGCAAACGCCAAGGGGTATGCATTCCAATTGGCGCTCAGTGCTATGTGCGAGAAATGCTCCCAGCACATGGAGACTCTGCAAAAGAAAATCCAGCAGTTGAACGAGTATTTCGGCAATTCCTGTCAAATGGCTCAGGGAGTCGTGAACGATACCTTGGCCGCCTTTGGTAAGAAGGGGCAAACAGAGGCCAGCATGTTGAGCTCTCTTAAAGGGGCTGGTGACATTTTTACCAGTTGGAGTGAGTCCAACGGTAAGAACCCTTATGAGAATGCTTCAAGTGTCGCAGCATCGGATGTGAACAAAACGATTAAAGGTAACTTGGTCTGGCGAGCACTGAAACGTCACTCGGCATCAAGCTGGTTTGCATCGGGGGATGACCGTTTTCTTGAAGCGGTTATGTCGGTGACTGGTTCGATCATCGTTGGTGATTTAGCGAATGCCGCTGATGGCCAAGGTAAAGCCCCGAAACTGACCAGACTGAATGGCAATAAAGTGACTATTGAGCATCTAATTCATGGCGGCAACGTCGCTATGTACCGATGTGACACAGTGACGCAAGACGGTTGTCTGAACCCAACAATCACTAACGTGACTCTTACCGGGTTATCAACTCAGGTAGAAAATTTACTTCTTGGTACAGGTTCTAGTAACGGCATTATTTTTAAATTTGCTCGAAATACAGGGGCTGCTAGCACCACCGAAAAGGCTTTTATGACCTCGGCTCCCGCGAGCATTGGCGGCATGATTCGAACACTTTCTGCATTAAATGAAGGGGCCGCTAGGTCGTTTGCTTCACGAGCGGCACCATTTATTGCTGTTGAGATGGCCCGAGCATTAGTTGAAGACATGCTCAATGCAGCTAGAAGTACCTCCGGTGTGGAAGATCATGCCTATGCGAAGTTATTAACGGAAGACCTTGAACGTGCACGTCGCCAAATCAATGAGGAGTACGCCGCGTTGCAGCGAAGATACGGCTCAGAGCAAGAGTTGCTGGCACATTTTAACCAGGTGATACAGACCATTCGCAAACAGCGTTATTACACCGTTAAATCTACGGCGCTGGGGGAATAG
- a CDS encoding conjugal transfer protein TraG N-terminal domain-containing protein, with amino-acid sequence MWEIYSIGDSAFLEQVLNAVAMITGTGDFTSMVRIGLLIGVLMVSVQALMQGGRGINFQHVLVSWLVFATMFGPSTRVSIEDAYTGQVRVVDNVPIGVAAAGSTISTVGFQITRLFETAFSTPAMTEYGFASSLQSLIKVRKQVMDRSGLGDANRVGGSDIEQSWFNYIKECTLIGIDIGQKNLDQVLSDPNPMTAIRFDSRIYGTRIMLSGSSSDLDCTDAYSQLKLMTESTFIPRLKQVLSASLGTSSATDTDDVIRNALNNLGLASVNTQEYMTASVLLPIYEQSVTGKYMDDQAFTAAVMVNQAIEQRNTQWAAEQTLFQSIVRPMMTFFEGFIYAITPLMAFVIALGQIGMRMAGKYLLILLWIQLWMPVMAIINLYIHLTVAGKMSALDAFAGTEVPSFAGMMQMDSVLQTWIATGGMLASSVPAISLMLVYGSAITATHLAGRLQNGDAIDEKLASPDVAKNAPVMQSQSMFQNSALTGSAMTGASNLLSSFSVGNAVGSMVGSAKESMTQATQAFSRQVGNTMSRTFGEKLSYDNLSSVGRQIGSSNSASSAVVNQVTDDLQTRYGFGDDKKDAVRGLVSGVLSGGLRVGGDGTITNPGEKEVADKGFLGRLLGTGGNDSPQGNLPGVDKPDSSRVPKLSRVRAGLDLGGNFSGQVESSEGSSRSTTANTLTGEMKSLASSDSRRAEYRDAMVKDLSDSRRSGIEMSLSNQDYQSLQSSAQDVITASNRFSELDQASYSLSGQRNTDGATLTRLAADNPEVMDYLGRYMNQHVEAGNRLRENLPMYQRLLPDDNQAYVAAAMESLTYSNSSTPAERDNDYQAAMTVMAMATGADLRSIQPRSNEGLSSAAPTFGGTQSQVESGVLGGYEDAATVQTQFNSAQSAYQANLSGVDGQLNTHQQQAQQAVASDTSTYQSELNSEAGSQWRSRIMADDSGVSGAEMFFNSASAIGDFSGKHTDAALHTLNHFGEDYESYKEQALEDPGSRGFLHNATVASKSTWDGLKAAVDAGTSLENPLTAFNNAYSGSSSQYASEVNWGTKSEAMLAGAFGAAVNNRYGEFLEQYADDFKQEAYSEGQRMGLTPIQSQVFAQAFNEGLAGRVFNSEDSSSWSPEMLVLREQMLNEYRQKDESGAYIPDSVSEEDKAFVDKQIAVISNASLAGDYAQNNLIDIRAYNQASGNK; translated from the coding sequence ATGTGGGAAATCTATTCCATCGGGGATTCGGCTTTTTTAGAGCAGGTCCTGAACGCTGTCGCGATGATCACTGGTACAGGCGATTTTACTTCAATGGTTCGCATTGGCTTGCTCATTGGGGTATTGATGGTCTCTGTCCAGGCCTTAATGCAAGGCGGTCGTGGGATTAACTTTCAACACGTTTTAGTCTCATGGCTAGTCTTTGCAACCATGTTTGGACCCAGTACCCGAGTGAGCATTGAGGATGCGTACACCGGACAAGTTCGAGTGGTTGATAATGTGCCCATCGGTGTTGCTGCCGCAGGTAGTACGATTTCGACTGTTGGCTTTCAAATCACGCGATTGTTTGAAACCGCCTTCTCAACTCCCGCGATGACGGAATACGGCTTTGCATCCAGTTTACAGTCACTGATTAAAGTGAGAAAACAGGTGATGGATCGCTCTGGGTTGGGTGATGCAAATCGTGTCGGCGGCTCGGACATCGAGCAATCGTGGTTTAACTACATCAAAGAGTGCACCTTGATTGGTATCGACATCGGCCAAAAGAACCTCGATCAGGTGCTGAGTGATCCTAACCCGATGACAGCGATTAGGTTTGATTCGCGCATTTATGGCACTCGAATCATGCTCAGTGGTAGCAGTAGCGATCTGGACTGCACCGATGCCTATAGCCAACTGAAACTCATGACAGAATCAACCTTCATTCCAAGGCTTAAACAGGTTCTGTCAGCCTCATTGGGGACTTCGTCAGCAACGGACACTGATGACGTGATCCGAAATGCACTGAATAACCTTGGTTTGGCTTCGGTTAACACCCAAGAGTATATGACCGCGTCAGTGCTTTTGCCTATTTATGAGCAAAGCGTGACGGGCAAGTATATGGATGATCAAGCTTTCACCGCAGCCGTTATGGTTAACCAAGCGATTGAGCAGCGTAATACGCAATGGGCGGCGGAGCAGACCCTGTTCCAGAGTATCGTTCGTCCGATGATGACGTTTTTTGAGGGGTTCATTTACGCCATCACCCCATTGATGGCCTTTGTGATAGCCCTTGGCCAAATCGGGATGCGAATGGCTGGGAAGTACTTGTTAATCCTGCTTTGGATTCAACTTTGGATGCCTGTCATGGCCATCATTAACCTGTATATTCATTTAACCGTTGCAGGGAAAATGTCTGCTCTTGATGCCTTTGCAGGTACAGAAGTGCCATCTTTTGCTGGGATGATGCAGATGGATTCAGTGCTGCAAACCTGGATAGCTACTGGCGGCATGTTGGCGTCGAGTGTTCCGGCGATTTCGCTCATGCTCGTGTATGGCTCAGCAATAACCGCTACCCACTTGGCTGGGCGTCTACAAAACGGTGATGCCATTGATGAAAAGCTGGCAAGTCCAGATGTCGCGAAAAATGCCCCGGTAATGCAATCACAGTCAATGTTCCAAAATTCAGCCCTTACGGGTTCTGCTATGACCGGCGCGTCAAACCTACTAAGCAGTTTCTCTGTCGGAAACGCAGTGGGTTCAATGGTCGGCTCTGCAAAAGAATCCATGACTCAGGCAACTCAAGCCTTTAGCCGTCAGGTTGGCAATACCATGAGTCGAACCTTTGGTGAAAAGCTAAGTTACGACAACCTTTCTTCGGTTGGACGTCAGATTGGTTCTTCTAACTCCGCATCTAGCGCCGTTGTTAATCAGGTTACTGATGACCTGCAAACTCGGTATGGTTTTGGAGACGATAAAAAAGATGCTGTACGTGGCTTGGTATCGGGCGTGCTATCGGGAGGCCTAAGGGTCGGTGGCGATGGAACCATTACTAATCCCGGTGAGAAAGAAGTTGCTGATAAGGGCTTTCTTGGAAGGCTTCTTGGTACTGGCGGCAATGATTCTCCACAGGGCAACTTGCCAGGAGTCGATAAGCCAGACTCATCTCGTGTACCAAAACTATCAAGGGTACGAGCAGGGCTGGATTTAGGTGGTAACTTTAGTGGCCAAGTTGAGTCGTCAGAGGGCAGTTCTCGGTCAACGACCGCAAATACGCTCACTGGGGAGATGAAAAGCTTGGCATCAAGTGATTCACGACGTGCAGAGTATCGCGATGCAATGGTTAAGGACCTTTCAGATTCAAGACGTTCTGGCATTGAGATGTCCTTGTCTAACCAAGACTATCAGTCACTTCAGAGTTCAGCACAAGATGTTATCACGGCATCAAACCGTTTTAGTGAGCTTGATCAGGCCAGCTACAGTCTATCAGGACAAAGGAACACGGATGGTGCGACGTTAACTCGATTAGCAGCGGATAATCCTGAAGTCATGGATTATTTAGGTCGCTATATGAACCAGCATGTTGAAGCAGGTAACCGATTACGTGAAAACCTTCCAATGTATCAGCGCTTGCTACCTGATGATAATCAGGCGTATGTGGCCGCAGCTATGGAGTCTTTAACCTATAGCAACTCCTCAACGCCCGCTGAACGAGACAATGATTATCAAGCAGCAATGACTGTTATGGCCATGGCTACCGGAGCCGATTTACGATCAATTCAACCGCGCTCTAATGAAGGCTTGTCATCAGCTGCACCTACTTTTGGTGGCACTCAAAGCCAAGTGGAATCGGGTGTATTGGGCGGCTACGAGGATGCTGCAACTGTTCAAACGCAGTTCAACTCAGCTCAATCAGCTTACCAAGCCAATCTGTCTGGTGTTGATGGGCAACTAAATACACATCAACAACAAGCCCAGCAGGCCGTAGCTTCTGACACAAGTACCTATCAATCTGAACTCAACAGTGAAGCTGGCTCTCAGTGGCGATCTCGCATTATGGCTGATGATAGCGGAGTCTCTGGTGCTGAAATGTTCTTTAACAGCGCCAGTGCTATTGGTGATTTCAGTGGCAAGCATACTGATGCAGCACTGCATACCTTGAATCATTTTGGCGAAGATTATGAGAGTTACAAAGAACAGGCGCTTGAAGATCCTGGCTCACGAGGTTTCTTGCACAATGCTACGGTGGCCAGCAAATCAACATGGGATGGCTTAAAAGCAGCCGTTGACGCAGGAACCTCTTTGGAAAACCCATTGACGGCGTTTAATAATGCATACAGTGGATCGAGTTCGCAGTATGCCTCCGAAGTAAACTGGGGCACTAAGTCTGAAGCCATGTTGGCTGGGGCATTTGGTGCGGCAGTTAACAATCGATATGGTGAGTTCTTAGAACAGTATGCCGATGATTTTAAACAGGAAGCATACAGCGAAGGGCAGAGAATGGGATTGACCCCGATTCAAAGTCAAGTGTTCGCTCAAGCTTTCAATGAAGGTTTGGCGGGGCGTGTATTCAACTCTGAAGACTCATCGAGTTGGTCGCCTGAGATGCTTGTCCTAAGGGAGCAAATGCTAAATGAGTATCGTCAAAAGGATGAGAGTGGCGCTTACATCCCCGACAGTGTGTCCGAAGAAGATAAAGCATTTGTGGATAAGCAGATTGCAGTGATCTCAAATGCATCCCTTGCGGGAGATTATGCTCAGAACAACTTGATCGATATTAGGGCATATAACCAGGCATCAGGAAATAAATAA
- the merR gene encoding Hg(II)-responsive transcriptional regulator, with translation MYTIGKLAEQASINVETVRYYERRGLIEKPEKPHLGYRLYPLATLNRIKFIKRSQDLGFTLEEISNLLSLNDTPCIEVQEMTLHKLASVKAKIAGLRRLETVLTELLNECNSNTNQSHCPIIDSLLPED, from the coding sequence ATGTACACAATTGGAAAATTAGCCGAACAAGCTAGTATCAATGTTGAGACTGTTCGTTATTACGAACGACGTGGTCTTATAGAAAAACCTGAAAAACCGCATCTAGGCTACCGACTTTATCCTTTGGCAACATTAAACCGAATAAAATTCATTAAACGTTCCCAAGATCTTGGGTTCACTTTGGAAGAAATCTCCAATTTACTCAGCCTTAATGACACTCCCTGTATAGAAGTGCAAGAAATGACTTTACACAAGCTTGCAAGTGTGAAAGCCAAAATAGCAGGTCTTCGCCGCTTAGAAACCGTTCTCACAGAATTATTGAATGAGTGTAATTCTAATACTAACCAATCCCACTGTCCCATTATTGATTCCCTACTTCCTGAAGATTAA
- a CDS encoding mercuric transporter MerT family protein: MSKSNPNFPIIGGVIAAIGAGLCCAGPFVLLLLGVSGSWIGNLTLLEPYRPIFILLVLALFGFAGWKVYRPVEDCEPGTACAVPQVRKRRQVIFWLTALTALVLVTSNYWIVWFA, translated from the coding sequence ATGTCAAAAAGTAATCCCAACTTTCCAATCATCGGCGGTGTTATTGCCGCTATTGGCGCTGGTCTTTGCTGCGCTGGTCCTTTCGTCTTGTTGCTGCTAGGCGTGAGTGGCTCCTGGATTGGTAATTTAACCTTGTTAGAACCTTATCGTCCCATTTTTATCCTGCTGGTTTTAGCCTTATTTGGCTTCGCAGGCTGGAAGGTCTATCGCCCCGTCGAGGACTGTGAGCCAGGCACCGCCTGTGCAGTTCCTCAAGTGCGAAAACGTCGGCAGGTGATCTTTTGGTTAACGGCACTGACTGCGTTGGTTTTAGTCACCAGTAATTATTGGATTGTCTGGTTTGCCTGA
- the merP gene encoding mercury resistance system periplasmic binding protein MerP produces MKTLALMSLFVLTSLNALAAPKTVTLEVPTMNCVTCPFTVEKALQKVDGVSKAEVTFKTKLAVVTFDDEKTTVKALTEATTNAGYPSTLKE; encoded by the coding sequence ATGAAAACACTCGCCCTAATGTCCCTGTTCGTACTGACCAGCCTGAACGCTTTAGCTGCCCCGAAAACAGTTACTTTGGAAGTCCCAACCATGAACTGTGTGACCTGTCCCTTTACCGTGGAAAAAGCCTTACAAAAAGTCGATGGCGTCAGTAAAGCCGAAGTGACCTTTAAGACCAAACTGGCGGTGGTCACCTTCGACGACGAAAAAACCACGGTAAAAGCACTGACCGAAGCCACCACTAACGCGGGTTATCCGTCAACGCTCAAGGAGTAA
- the merC gene encoding organomercurial transporter MerC, whose product MRLLTRFGDKISSLGALVSAMGCAMCFPAIASLGAAVGLGFLSQWEGLFVSTLLPLFAWIALVLNGLGWFSHRQWHRSALGVAGPILLLLSLYPFFQYGWSSYVTYSALGLMVAVSLWDIFSPANKRCDDDSCAV is encoded by the coding sequence ATACGGTTACTGACCCGGTTCGGCGATAAGATTAGCTCATTGGGCGCGCTGGTTTCTGCTATGGGATGCGCCATGTGTTTCCCGGCCATTGCCAGTCTGGGCGCTGCGGTAGGACTGGGTTTTCTCAGCCAATGGGAAGGTCTGTTTGTTAGCACGCTATTACCCCTGTTTGCCTGGATTGCCTTGGTACTCAACGGACTTGGCTGGTTCAGCCACCGGCAATGGCACCGTAGTGCGCTGGGTGTGGCCGGCCCCATTTTATTGCTGTTATCGCTCTATCCGTTTTTCCAGTACGGCTGGAGCAGCTATGTCACCTATTCAGCATTAGGCCTGATGGTTGCCGTATCGCTTTGGGATATTTTTTCACCGGCGAATAAACGCTGTGATGATGACAGCTGTGCTGTTTAA
- the merA gene encoding mercury(II) reductase: MILLSIEGMTCPSCVAHVKEALDAIEGVNKVEISYENARATITTNGGVSVTVLIGAIEALGYIAKESTGTAKEITSPNDCCDNENASNTESNQTQHVAIIGTGSGAFACAIKAAEGGAKVTLIEGADVIGGCCVNVGCVPSKILIRAAQLAQQQRNNPFTGLENHAPQLSRALLTQQQTARVEELRAAKYQNILETNPALSLLKGWAQFKNANTLIVRKNDGTEQAVHADKILIATGSTPTIPPIDGLTETPYWTSTEALFAQELPQHLVVIGSSVVALEIAQAYRRLGSEVTILARHTLLYREDPLLGEKLTGCFEKEGIRVLNSTQATKVTHDGSQFTLETNAGDLRCDRLLVSTGRHANTCQLNLGAVGVTTNKKGEIVVNERMETNVPGIYAAGDCCNMPQFVYVAAAAGSRSGINMTGGYAKLDLSTMPAVIFTDPQVATVGLTEEQANAQDIETDSRVLEMENVPRALANFETDGFIKLVTEKATGRLIGAQILAHEGGELIQSAALAIRNRMTVTELADQLFPYLTMVEGLKLCAQTFNKDVKELSCCAG, from the coding sequence ATGATCTTACTATCGATAGAAGGGATGACCTGTCCAAGTTGCGTCGCCCACGTTAAAGAAGCACTCGATGCGATCGAAGGCGTTAATAAGGTTGAAATATCTTATGAAAACGCCAGAGCAACGATCACCACGAACGGTGGGGTCAGCGTAACCGTTCTCATTGGAGCAATAGAAGCTCTCGGTTATATCGCAAAAGAATCCACTGGCACTGCAAAAGAAATTACTTCACCGAACGACTGCTGTGACAACGAAAATGCAAGCAACACTGAAAGCAACCAAACTCAACATGTGGCGATTATCGGTACGGGTTCCGGCGCTTTTGCCTGCGCTATTAAAGCCGCTGAAGGTGGTGCCAAGGTCACTCTTATTGAGGGAGCCGATGTGATTGGCGGCTGTTGCGTGAATGTCGGCTGCGTACCCTCAAAAATTCTAATCCGCGCCGCTCAATTGGCTCAGCAGCAACGCAATAATCCCTTTACCGGACTGGAAAATCATGCGCCCCAATTGAGTCGAGCCTTGTTGACTCAGCAGCAGACCGCTCGGGTCGAAGAGCTGCGCGCGGCAAAGTACCAGAATATTCTGGAGACAAATCCTGCGCTTAGTTTACTTAAAGGTTGGGCGCAATTTAAAAATGCCAACACCCTGATAGTCAGAAAAAATGATGGAACCGAGCAGGCAGTTCACGCCGATAAAATCCTGATCGCTACCGGCTCCACGCCAACCATTCCTCCTATTGATGGTTTAACTGAAACACCTTATTGGACCTCTACCGAAGCGCTGTTTGCTCAGGAATTGCCGCAGCACCTGGTCGTGATTGGTTCGTCGGTTGTAGCGCTGGAAATTGCCCAGGCTTATCGCCGTTTAGGCAGTGAAGTCACCATATTAGCAAGACATACATTGCTTTATCGGGAAGATCCCTTGCTCGGTGAAAAACTCACCGGATGTTTTGAAAAAGAAGGCATTCGAGTATTAAACAGTACGCAAGCTACCAAGGTGACCCACGATGGAAGCCAATTTACATTGGAAACTAACGCGGGCGATCTACGCTGCGATCGTTTGCTGGTAAGCACCGGGCGACACGCCAATACTTGCCAACTCAATCTGGGCGCGGTGGGTGTTACGACCAACAAAAAGGGCGAAATCGTTGTTAACGAACGCATGGAAACGAATGTTCCCGGTATTTACGCCGCCGGAGACTGCTGCAACATGCCGCAATTCGTCTATGTCGCCGCGGCCGCCGGTAGCCGTTCCGGCATCAACATGACGGGCGGATACGCCAAACTGGATCTATCCACCATGCCAGCAGTGATTTTTACCGATCCCCAGGTGGCAACTGTTGGGCTCACGGAAGAGCAAGCCAACGCACAAGACATTGAAACCGACAGTCGTGTATTGGAGATGGAGAACGTGCCGCGCGCACTGGCGAATTTCGAGACCGATGGTTTTATCAAATTGGTGACGGAAAAAGCCACTGGCCGCCTGATCGGGGCGCAGATTCTGGCGCATGAAGGTGGAGAACTGATCCAGAGTGCGGCGCTGGCGATCCGCAACCGTATGACGGTGACGGAATTAGCCGACCAGCTTTTCCCTTACCTGACTATGGTGGAGGGTTTGAAGCTCTGCGCCCAAACCTTTAACAAGGATGTCAAAGAACTGTCCTGTTGTGCTGGGTAA
- the eexR gene encoding entry exclusion protein EexR yields the protein MIKLLKSLPARCWFISLGLFLATLAAAHFFPSEILTASAKLAALPFLICTVVFFSYLGFKATCNPIGLIAIITMLVAIAYWQASWTILCVGLAFLGLSGLIHLFQRQLKDTGRELSLSEKKYWYWVNEFADGRSSILPKKTRS from the coding sequence ATGATAAAATTACTTAAATCTTTACCAGCACGCTGCTGGTTTATATCACTGGGGCTTTTTCTGGCGACTTTGGCTGCGGCTCATTTTTTTCCCTCAGAAATATTAACGGCATCTGCCAAGTTAGCGGCTTTGCCATTTCTGATTTGCACCGTCGTTTTTTTCAGCTACTTGGGATTCAAAGCGACCTGTAATCCCATCGGACTTATAGCCATCATCACTATGCTTGTAGCAATCGCATATTGGCAAGCGAGTTGGACAATTTTATGTGTCGGTTTAGCCTTCTTAGGCTTAAGCGGACTAATCCATTTATTTCAAAGACAACTGAAAGATACCGGTCGAGAACTAAGCCTGAGCGAAAAAAAATATTGGTACTGGGTAAACGAATTTGCAGATGGTCGCTCATCTATCCTCCCTAAAAAAACAAGGTCATAG
- a CDS encoding FlhC family transcriptional regulator: MIDNLSKSELFTRASLLIKYGFRTTIIALDTGLPIHIIRRLHKEVTGKSPCPGQLPESDAIVKSRRALVEGSLLMALYVNIGGDNVYKKLNIDALMKAYDAYLVAREEADLPAEIPWKKLTINEGWVLARDLRSQLASLHRCRCGSLYLTVSQQRIQLKCPVCEIMAEQTTRALFEN, translated from the coding sequence ATGATTGATAACCTGTCCAAAAGTGAGCTGTTTACCCGAGCCTCGCTGCTTATTAAGTACGGATTTCGAACGACCATTATCGCGCTCGATACAGGTTTGCCAATCCACATTATCAGAAGGCTGCACAAAGAAGTGACTGGCAAGTCACCTTGTCCTGGTCAATTGCCAGAATCTGATGCCATCGTTAAAAGCAGAAGAGCCCTAGTTGAAGGCTCCCTGCTGATGGCGCTTTATGTCAATATTGGTGGTGATAATGTCTACAAGAAATTAAATATCGATGCTTTGATGAAGGCTTACGATGCGTACTTGGTTGCAAGAGAAGAGGCAGATCTTCCAGCTGAGATCCCCTGGAAAAAACTGACCATCAATGAAGGTTGGGTTCTAGCTCGTGATTTAAGATCACAGCTTGCATCCTTACACCGGTGTCGATGCGGCAGTCTGTATTTGACGGTATCTCAACAGCGCATTCAGCTTAAATGTCCTGTGTGTGAGATTATGGCCGAGCAAACCACTAGAGCACTTTTTGAGAACTAA